A single region of the Deinococcus malanensis genome encodes:
- a CDS encoding GGDEF domain-containing protein codes for MKGTLAKFSTGSPSFLYRRDALIVILASVMITAVLTLGLRQLWGFSPQDTLSLCVIAIKNMIFIGVLWRWPGSFWVIGLTELILGAGAALVRLSEVLLVNHTATGLGGYSYWLPLSYIMAFIVLPPRPALLFSLGLFGGLAGLGIVYWSSPEVPLQYKTLYGNSLVQMYAMHVTMIVCLGLLLLVQRHYVSAIARAQAQANLAHTDPLTGLANRRQLDDWLQMALHESQATGIPMSVILFDLDHFKRVNDTYGHAVGDEVLRATATATRCAVRGVDRVGRWGGEEFMVLIAGDLRAAEMVAQRVREALQNMTLPLPVPVTVSCGLAQARPDDAPADLLQRADQALYEAKGQGRDAVAISA; via the coding sequence GTGAAAGGCACCCTGGCAAAATTCTCTACCGGTTCTCCCTCGTTCCTGTACCGACGGGACGCGCTGATCGTCATTCTCGCCAGTGTGATGATCACGGCCGTCCTGACGCTTGGCCTCCGCCAGCTGTGGGGGTTCAGTCCTCAGGACACCCTTTCCCTCTGTGTCATCGCCATAAAAAACATGATTTTCATTGGTGTGCTGTGGCGCTGGCCCGGTTCCTTCTGGGTCATCGGGCTAACTGAGCTCATTCTGGGAGCGGGCGCCGCCCTGGTGCGGCTGTCCGAGGTCCTGCTGGTTAACCACACAGCAACGGGCCTGGGCGGCTATAGCTACTGGCTGCCGCTGTCGTACATCATGGCCTTCATTGTTCTGCCGCCGCGACCTGCCCTGCTGTTCTCGCTGGGCCTCTTTGGTGGACTGGCTGGTCTGGGTATCGTCTACTGGTCGTCCCCGGAAGTGCCTCTCCAGTACAAGACGCTGTACGGCAACTCGCTGGTGCAGATGTACGCCATGCACGTCACCATGATTGTCTGTCTGGGTCTGCTGCTGCTGGTGCAGCGGCACTACGTCTCCGCGATCGCGCGGGCTCAGGCTCAGGCGAACCTGGCCCATACCGATCCGCTGACCGGTCTGGCCAACCGGCGCCAGCTGGACGACTGGCTGCAGATGGCGTTGCATGAAAGCCAGGCCACAGGAATCCCCATGAGTGTCATCCTGTTCGATCTCGATCATTTCAAGCGGGTCAACGACACGTATGGTCACGCGGTAGGAGACGAGGTGCTCCGGGCGACAGCCACAGCCACCCGCTGCGCCGTCCGGGGTGTGGACCGCGTCGGACGCTGGGGCGGAGAAGAATTCATGGTGTTGATCGCCGGGGACCTTCGCGCTGCCGAGATGGTCGCGCAGCGGGTGCGTGAAGCGCTGCAGAACATGACGTTGCCTTTGCCAGTGCCGGTCACGGTCAGCTGCGGTCTGGCGCAGGCCCGCCCAGATGATGCGCCCGCCGACCTGCTTCAGAGGGCAGATCAGGCACTTTACGAGGCAAAAGGGCAAGGACGTGACGCAGTGGCAATTTCTGCCTGA